CCCAAATGCCACCGGGTGCACCGAGGGGCAACGCCGCGTCACGATCGCGCCCACAGCATAGCTGAGGGACGCTGCCAGACAGCCCAGCTTCGCCACGCTTTCCAGTGCAGAGCCGGTGGTGCGCAGCACCCCCGGCCCAATCAGCTCGGCCACGCCCAAAAGCCCGATGGCAAAGCCCGCAGCCTTGGCGCGGGTCAGCCGCTCGCCCGGCACAAAGACATGCGCCAGCCCGATCACGAATAGCGGGATCGCGGCCATTGTGATGCCCGCAAAGCCTGACGAGACATGTTGTTGCGACCAGCTGAGCAGGAAAAAGGGCAGGGCGTTCGACAGCACGGCCATGGCGGCGGTAAAGGCCCAGATGACCGGATCACGCGGCAGCGGGATGCGCGCGATCAGCGCCACCGCGCCCAGCGTCAGCGCCCCCAACGCGATCCGCCCGGCAGCAATGCTGACCGGACCAAAGCCATCAAGCGCCAGCGCCACGCCCAGAAAAGAGGCCCCCCAGATAAGACCAAGGGCATAAAGCCCGATCCAGTTTCCAAGGGTTGGCGCGGTCGGCATGGGCGGTTTCCTCTGGGGTATGCTTCACATGTGCACAG
This genomic window from Roseibaca calidilacus contains:
- a CDS encoding DMT family transporter translates to MPTAPTLGNWIGLYALGLIWGASFLGVALALDGFGPVSIAAGRIALGALTLGAVALIARIPLPRDPVIWAFTAAMAVLSNALPFFLLSWSQQHVSSGFAGITMAAIPLFVIGLAHVFVPGERLTRAKAAGFAIGLLGVAELIGPGVLRTTGSALESVAKLGCLAASLSYAVGAIVTRRCPSVHPVAFGVMALGIASCVMVPLALVTEGVPTAPSQQAMGALIYLGLLPTGLATLILVGIIRSAGPSFLSQVNYHVPVWSVILGVVVLSEELPGRFILALAIIIGGLMYSRRKPVQPVPAA